The DNA segment TTTTGAGTTTTCATGATGATTTcactttcttttacataaaatctttatttcaaattttttatcatgttattttaaaatgtttttttttgtataatatatCCTTTAAATGTTCTTATATACTATTAAATACATGTAGTTCATGATAAAGTTGGATTTTATTCTATATATCTTATTAATTCTATGTTACTtcacatatattatttcttttgaaTCTATTTGCATATATATTAAAACCTTGTgtatataaaacatattttttttttgttttttttagaaaaacctttcatattttttaatattctttattaTATGTGCATGGTCTATTttgatatttcattttaaaaagcattttgtacatttttttttgaattattatatcatataatcattttaaaattttcttcatgtaattttatgtttaagagatttatataatatttatcttcatatatcaatatttatatatacatatacatgatTTATATCGAATTACTTATTTAAATCCTCTTTTGaatatgttcatatttttttaattttacttatatatattctttatttcttttaaatccaattttggtattatatattttgtttgtttcaaatattttcctATATTATTATCCTTTTGTATATGCGTGGTTTATATTAAGCTTTTTACTTCATGAATATTAATTATTGCGGATGAATAAatcttgtttcaaattatttttgtacaatcaCTAGTTTCATATTACATAGTTAGTAGTTCATATACATTCTTTTAAATATCTTTATATGGTTATGCTCATATAATCTATTTATCTTAAAACTTTCTAACATGTACGCCATtggtttaaaaatttatattgacATCCATTgctatatttatgtatattatatataatcgataaattttgggtttaaatcGTTTTGTatagtttttcttttcaaaattcttCTTATAACACTATTTTTGAAATTCATTTATATGttaaagtttatatattatttactctatatttttattgtttgatgatcTAACTCAAATTTTTGTGCGTATATACATATTCCTAGTTTCTATAAAATATTTCGAATTCTAGCATATGCTAGCTTTTAtgatctatttattttatatcatgcTATGTATATTATTGTGGCATATTATTGTGTGTATTGTTTTGGTTGTGTTGAATTGTTATATTACTATTTTCGTCattgtattattatatcaattatttCCCATGCATGATCGTAATTGGGTTATTTTTTAGGTTAGTTATACTTAATTATTAGTTTGTTAATTGATTGTATCTCATGTGAGTATATTATCCTATGTCATTGTTTTCCACTTGGTTTATGAAATTTGGTTTTATAAGATCCAAATCTTCAAGATTATTCCACtgtatttcaaataaaattaatacgTTTCAAGCTAGTTTAATAactattcatttaaaaattctttaaaacgaaggcaatactcggtatttggcaATTCGGGaatcgtgtcctatcgtgctgggttacGATTTCTCGTTtattcaaaacaatcgaatattcctttgggATTTCACTTATGCttttaaaaattcttcaaaatgaAGGTAATGTTCGATGTTTGAAAATTcagggaatcgtgccctatcgtgttgggttgcaatttcctatttgttcaaaataatcgaacattcctttggaatttcattcatgtctttaaaaattcttcaaaacgaaggtaatgttcgatgtttggcaattcggggaatcgtgccctattgtGCTGGGTTGCGATCTCCTGTTTGttccaaataatcaaatattcatttagaatttcactcatgttctCCAAattctaaataaggcaatgtccGATGTCTAGAAATTCAAGGagtcgtgccctactgtgctgggtttcgattttctcgttggactaaataattggacatccttttgcggttttcaacatataaactttTGGAAGTCGAAATTTATCATGTTTTCAGGAGCATAAAGGatcatgtcctatcgtgctggatgtgatgctatattcctcttaaacaagagaattttgaagactaactcgggttattcaaatgttattaaaaggaaccacattttagaaacatttttaaatcttaaacataaggacagtatctaatcgatttggtaccaattttgggcgtaatgagggagttaatccttcctcatacgtaaccgactcccgaacccgttttctcaaatttcgtagaccaaaatcgttgttttagtaagcCAAAATGTTTCATTAAAATGACCAAACTTcttggtgatccaatcacacctcatcagaaaaagattggtggcgactccatttctatttttttaaaaaggtcgATCCCTATTTTTCAACCCCACATTTTCAAataaatggtttcgacaactatATCATCCACATAAGCCACAAGGAATAATTGGTTGTCTGAAGATACACGAAGGAACAATAACAGATCAACCTTTGACGTATGAAACCCGAGCTTGTCAATCAAAAACTATTTGAGTGTATGAAACCACGCACGAGGGACTGGGTGTAGACCATTGTTTAATTTGCATACCAGCTTCTGACCATTGGAGCCTATCACCTCAAACCCAGGTGGCTGGTCCATGAAAATATCCTCAATCAGCTCCCTATTTAAGAATGCATTATTGATATCAACTTGTCTCAACTACCAACCCTTTATTACTACAACAGCAAGTATAGTCCTGATGGTAACTGTCCAAACCACTGGACTGAACGTATTTTGAAAATCAATCCCTGCATGCTGAGAGAACCCCTTTGCAACCAACCGGGTTTTGTATCAGTCAACAGTTCCATCAACTTTCTTTTTGACTTTAAACAGCCATTTATAGCTAATGGCCTGCGATAGTTAGGGAGAGTGCAAAGACTCCAGGTATTATTACGCACAAAGGCTTGTAGTTCATCATGGACTGCATCTTTCTATTACTTATGAGCCATAGCTGCATGAATGTCAGCAGGAGTGTTAGGTGGTGAATAGGATGTGGTGGTCAAATAGGCCTTTGGTTTAAATATGCTAGCTTTGCTTCGGGTGATCATAGCATGTGAGTCCTGTGGGGTAGTATGTGCTAGTTGAATATGAGCAGAGGAGCTAGAAGGAAATGACTGTAACACAGTGTCATTGAAGGGAGAATTTACTGGAATAGGTGAGTTCGACAGACTTGTAGTGTGCAGGGGTTGAGACAATTGAGAGGGACTACTGGTCATAGAAACATTTGATGGTCGATTTTATTGCTTATGCCTGGaggataatttaattaatttttttagctgAATTGAGGTTGGGATATGAATGAGGCAGGTTTGATGTTTGCATTTTTGAAAGGAAACATGTTTTCATGAAATGTAACATGTCGTGAAATATATATTCGACCATAACTAGCTTGACATCGGTATCCTTTATGAAGAGAGGAGTATCCTAAGAAGGTGCAAGGAGTAGTCCGAAATTAAAGCTTATGGCTATTGTATGGTTTGAGATTTGGGAAGCAAAGGCAGCTAAAGGTCCTAACTAAAGAGTAGCTTGGTTTAGTTTGAAAAAGTTTCTCATATGAGGAGATATGGCCTAAGGGGGCAGAAGGTAACTTGTTGATGAGATAAACAGCAGTGCTAAAAGCATCATTCCAGTAGGTTACGGTATGGAGGCATATGCCAGTATGGAAAGACCAGTTTCAATTATTTGGCGATGATTGCGTTCAACTAGGCCATTTTAAGCTGATGTGTAAAGGCGTGTGAACCTCTGTATGATCCCATGTTGAGTAAGATACTGTTTTAGCATTTGAAACTCACCCTCTCCATCTGTTTGTATGGTTCAAAGTTGTAGACCAAGAGCTCTCTCAGCCAGCCTGTGGAAATGTGGAAACACAGTAAGAACCTCTGACTTCTTGCGCAAAAAATAGACCCATGTGTATCTGGTGTATGCATCAGTGAAGGCCACATAGTAACGAAACCCATTGGAAATAACTAGGGCTGGTCCCCAAACATCTGCTACCACTAGTTACAGAGGTGCAGAATACTTAGTCTTTGAATTGGAGAATGGTAGCTTGTGTTCCTTTCCTAGGTGACATGCAACACAAGTAAATGATTCTTTATTGGCATCGAATGACACATTACAATGTAGTAAAGCCTTGAGCGGTGTATTTTTACAAGGATGCCCTAATCTAGAATGCCACACACTTAGAGGGACAGATGCACTAGCTGTAAGACAGTGAGCTGTGCCAGCAGCTTGGCCATTCCTGGCAACATCTTTTAAATGTATTTTGTACAGCCCATGATGCACCGAGCCTTGAAGAAGCACCTCCTTGGTTCTCAAATCACTCACCTAGCACTGTGTAGGAAGAAACTCAAATATTACCTAGTTATCTCTTGTAAATTTAGACATATAAAGCAAGTTTTTGGTTATTCCATGTGCAAACAATAGAGATTTCATGTAAAGCAGTCGTGTTATAGTAAGCAAAGATAATTGACTAGAACATAGGACAGAGAGAGCATTACCATTTCCAACATATACCTTACTTGGCCCATTATGAGAGGGACTATCACCGAGGGAAGCAACCGAGTGAGTAAGGTGATGTGTCGCCCCAGAGTTAGGGTACCAGGCGTTGTCACCTACAGTTTTAGTTGTGGTCAGAAAAGCATTAAACTATGAGGCAGTTGGAGTAGGTGTACTAGTATGTTGCAAGGAGCTGCCCATAAAAGGGTTCGCCCAGTTAAGTGTAGGAACTGATGGATAGGACCATCCTGACTGAGGAGTTGGAAGCATAGAGGGCAGTAAAGGTACAAAAGGTGGTGCCTAAGGAGATGGACCAGGTTCATACATGCACATGTTTGCCTGTGGTAGTGGCCAGTAGCCAATACTATTGTAAGAAGCATCAAACTTGTGGTAACAATGATCAAATAAATGTCCCGTTTTACCATACAACGAGCATTGAACACGCCCAGAAGAACGACCACATTAGTGACCTTGAGAAGTGGAGGGACGATAAGCTGGTGGTGAATTGTTGCTAACTAAGTCTACATATTGTTGAGAAACTAAATTGACAGAACTAGGAACCTCAGCCATTGTGACTTGTTGTCGAGCTTCAGTATCAATAACATGGTTGTGACACTCTGAACACTGTAAAGAAGTTGACTAGCTACAATGATTGAGATGTCAGACTCATACTCAGGTGGTAGCCCATTGAGAATCGTAGTAACGTGCTCATGTTCACTGATAATCTCTCCACAATTAGCAAGACTATCATAGTAGGACTTAACCTTCATCAAGAATTCTCTCATAGTAAGATCACCCTTGCGTTGTAAGTGCAAGGCCCGATGATAAAACATTAGCCGAGAGGTAATTTTACTGCCATATAGGGACACAATAGCGTTCCAAATTTGTGCACTTGTGTCTAGACCAATGAGATGAGGAAGTACAGCTTGACTTGCCGAAGATAAAAGCTATGAGGCAAGGGCACTATCTTGCTGTTCAAACCTAGTAAACTCAATGTTCTCTTAAAGCATGCCATCTTCGCTTGGAACCATTTGAAGAGGTGGAGTAGAATGTAAATCAAGAAAGCTTTGAAGCTTATAGGTCTTGACTGCCAAAAGAACCTGTTGCCGCCATAAAATATAGTTGGAATCATCAAGAAGAACGCTAATTTTCTTGGTGGAGAAGAACCGACTATCAACAACAGCATCGGTGAGATTAGAAGCCATTATGGGAGCAGGGGATTAGATAGCAGACGGACTTGATATTGGATCCATGAAATTAACTAGGAACTTAAAGCATCAACCCCATGAGGACCTGGACATCTGATACCATGCTGAATTATACTAAAGATTGTATAACTGTATGAACATAGAAACTTCATTGTATATTACGTAGAGCTGATACATACATTTATAGTAGTGAACTGTAACTTCCTTAACAGACTAACTGCTAGTTAACTAATAACCAACAAACTAACTAACTTTCTTTTACTTTAACTATTACTCTAACACTCTTCCTAATTGgtcttatataataaaaaaaattaaaaaaaaaggcttgaaactaaatataaaaaattccaaGGAACTCAAAACTAAACATGCAATGCAATAAAAACACTTAGACCACAAAGTTGCTTATCTGTAAATGCATTTATTTAACGTCTTCGGTTAGACGTTACTCTTTGTATTTGTCTATTTAATTGCGTCAAGTTAAAGGATGCATCTATATCTAGAGCTAGATGATTTTGATCTCTTTTGAAGTGCTAAACTTTTTTAAATCCTTTAAGAGTTAGATTTTCACGAGGTATTTGTCTATTTTTACTTCCTTTCATACGTAGCATCATGattcttaatctttgttttttgatacaatgtctaAAATCCCTCCCcaactcttaaataggaggataatgcactttaaCGCACTCGAACTCATATTCTCCTGTATTGGTAACAATACCAATGACAATGCCAACTAAATTTAGATTCAATCAACTTTTAAtgattcaataattaaatatgaatatagataatcacatatatttatAGAAGCTCTTAGATCACATAACATTCTTAATTTTGGCTTTACCTATTGTGCAAGAGATGGTGAACATACATGTGCTTTCGCACTTAGGAACGTTTGAAATATTCTCCCTCACCCTTATCTTTTCATTACCTCTCAACTTCCTCTTATTTTGTGCATAATTCCTTAAAAGATTTGGCATAtcgaaatatttatttaattgcaTTTTATCTGGACTTTTTGAAAACTTTCAACGATATCTTCTTTATTATTCTCCTTCTTCAAAAGAAAAATACACTAAAATTTGGATGATTATTTAATGAGTTAGTGTTAGGTTTTTTTAATTCCACAAAAAGAAATAtcttaattgatatttaaaaataataaataacaattttataaaattaaattaatgacTGGGCAAGACCGTACCTAAGCCTTGACAGCCCAAATCTCCTACCCAGGCccaaatatttgaaattttaaacacgttttctaaattattttccccaaaatttaAAGGTTTAAAAATTTGTCATAAGGGTGCCTATACCTTCACAAATTAGAAAGTCTCTGTGCTTTATTTTCATGAATTTAGTtcctctattttttagatttcaaaattaatgtccaattattaacattgttaaaatctttttgttaaatttgttagtgtgatattttgaaatataaaaaaatactcactttaTAACTACGTAGCTACAAAAATGAAGTtgtaatgaattttgatttaacaaaataaatttaacaataataacagttagacttaaatattaaaatctgaaaagtagagagctaaatttctagaaataaaagtacagggactacatttcaaatttataaagagtacagggactaatgacatattttaaccaaatttaaaattcaatttctgGAGGGCAGTAGCAGTGACCTATAAGAGTAGAAGAGAGCGCGAGTGTAGTTTTTGTTTGTCTCTCTCACTGAAATGGATATTTCTTCAGTTCAGAAGCTCTGCATTGATGTAAGTTGCAATTTCAATCTTCAAATTAGGCTTCTGAACTCAGCTTATTGATATTTTGTtgttaataataatatgttaatccACTCTAatctccctttttttttataatttccttTCGTTTTTTGTATTGTCAGTTAATTTCTTCTGCTGTTCAAAGATGTCGTTTGTCCGAAGATCTTTGCCGATTATCAGTCGTTCTCAAGAGCTCTCCTCCAATCATTCGAGTTTCAAGTGAATACTTTTCATTCTTCCTTTAATTTTTGCCTAACTATAATTAGAATTATTTACTTTGATTTTTTGTGACGCGATCTTTCGGAAAAATAGGAAGTTATTTCTAAATTGGAAAATCTGCATTGAAATCATGTCATTTTGAAGTTGAAACGGTATGGTTTTGGCTGGTTTTCTTTCAAATGAGTTCATCAAAAGCATAAATAAGCTTTTAAAAATGATTAGGTCATGCAAGGTAAATCTGTAGACCGTAAATACATTGTTGTGGCAGaattttagataaaatgataGATACTGTTTCTAGATAAATCTATTTATTTTGTATCTTAATGAGCAGTATCAGATACGGGCACCGGTAGTTGCTTGGAGGAGTTTCAAGACCTTAAGTGCAACAGAGAAGGTATTGGAACGGAAAAGTGGGGTAAGTAGCTGATGATGATGGTGAGCTCATTTGATTCTAGATACAAAGATCTCGATAAACATTTATGTTTCATGATTATTTGACTTCCTTCTGCCGCAGATGGGTTGCTTTCCATCAAAACTACCAGTAAGTTTAGTGTCTCAGTAATCTTTTCTTGCTAGTCAAATATCCATGGTTGAATAGCTTAGATTTTGACTACAGTTAGGGGAACAGGGAATTAGAACCAGGGATCTCCTTTTTGGAGGATTAACGTGGTTACCACTAGGCTATGCGTATTGCCTGTCAGTTGTTAGCTGCTTAAGGTGTAGGCGATAATACAGGGTTGTCAATGACTCAATTCTGCTTTAATTATATTACgctttttaatatgtatttatgatctgaaatttaaataattcatttgGATGAGCAACTTATTATAGTGCCTGAAATGCAGTCAAGAGGcatgcttctttttctttttaatattaaaatttgtccATTTATTCCGTCAGTTAGAGCAtattaaacaatatatatatacatgcatatatgtatgtgtgtgtgtcCCTTCCGTTAAATTCTTCGTTATGTATTTAATAAAGTCAATTTTGTGTCTGGCTGCAGGCATTAGTGATAATAAGATATATCATTATCACTTAAATCTTAGAGGAAGTGTTTCTGCCAGAAGGCTGACTAGGCTACCTTCAATTCTTAAGAATGATGCCAAGTTCAGGTATGCGCCATACTTAAACACTTCTCCGATCTTAGGTGATACAAAACATTATgatcttatttatttgtttatttatttgttttcagTGGCACCGAAGTATGTCTGTCCATTTCTGAGACTATTGATGCCTTGCTGAACGATATCAAACACTACTTTCAGAAGGTTTGTTTTTGAGTATTTGACTGACAGTTTTTGAATGACAATATAGTATATACAAATAGAGTTTTTGAGTATTTGGCTGTGGATTTTGGTGCAACTTTAGCATACACCGAATCCTTCAACAAATATAGGTGATCCTATTAAGAATTTAGAAATCCAAGATTCTTTGTTTATTTCTAGCCAAAAAGCTTAATTACTTGAATCAACTTGATAGATAATCTATTAGAAAGAAAGAACCATAACTTCAcagataaatcaaataaaaaaactaagGTGATGTCAGAAATATCACCTTTGCCACTGTATTACCATTTTGCTAGGGAATCATTTCCAGACACCTCTTCTTACAACACTGGAGGAATCTCACATAAGCTGATGGACACAAGAAATGTTTGTCAGCATTCATATGCAGTATGCAACCAGCTAGTTGAAAAGGACATAACTGACAATTAAtcaaggttttcttttttttttttttttgaattttaaaactgACTGTATTTGGGAAATGTTCTATAGAAGACTGTCATTCATATCTTCTAAGTCAACCTAGGAAGTTTTCCTCTAAAGAGTCTTCTCATGAAATCATGGATCATGAAGTATGTTGTGCATTTTTTTACTTGTATGGATTTCATTGTCTGTGGTCTTCTCTGTCCTTTCTTTCCCCTAAATTACTATCCATTTACTAAGTCCACATATCTCTTGGTTTTGCAGATGCTGATTCTAAAGATCCCCGTAAGTTCAACTGCTACTTTGATGCCTTTCATCTGTACACAGAATGATATGGTCCGAAATTTGTATTTTAATGAAACTTTTTTGAAAGTATCTGAAGAAACTAACCTTTTCAGAATGCTTACCCTTCATTTTAAGTGTTTGGTAGATAAGGAAAATTGTTTGGAAGGAAGGGGAAATTTTCTGAAATCCTAAAGGACCAGCTACCTAAATTAATCTACCAATTTTCTGAGATGCTATGTAACCTTCTTCAAGTGATGTTAGGAATGAATTTTCTCTAGTTCAATTAACATCTCCTTGTTAATCATATATTTACCAAGTTTTCGTTTGATAAACTGAAGAAAAATACtgaatttgtattattaaaattttatgtatgtcACTGAAAATTAAATgctgaatatatttatattattcgGCAAGTGTAAATACTGAATTTTGAAAAgtatttatttcatgattttaaattctttcatgTAACATTTTATATTAGTCTGGATAATTCTAGATAAAACTTAAAAGGGtactttaaatatattattttttgtaaaacAATTCCACTTTAAGTGATGCTCTCTATTTACTTATCTCATTCAGCATTTTTATGGAAATTCtctattaagtaaattttaataGAGTTGGAATTTTTTCCCCAGAGTGTAGCAGCTGAACTGGTGATTGAACGAGGGGATGCTTCTGGGTTGCGATGTCAAAATGTCTTTTTACCTAATGAATGCAGCCCTTTGAACTTTTCAAGCTCCAATGTTGAAAGACTAAAGTCTGGCCTTGAAGAATATGTTTTGAAGCACAGAAATAGCTTAAACAATAAATGTGATTCTTGCTTCTGCAGTAGGTAAAAATATAAGCTGAATACCCTGTATTCTGTTTTCAAGCTACTGCACATCTTTTGATTTTAGGACTGGCAAAAACTTTTTGAAGTGCTGTGATTGAACTATTGATTTAGATATACTTAACGCAAAAGCGATTTGGGTTCATAAAATTGGAAGCCTTGAACCAAACAACTTGAGATTTGCATATTTTACCTTTCACCAAAATTTGAAGGTTATTTTTACAACCAGTAATTGTATTCATAAATTCTGTGCCAAACTTGGATACTTATTAGTTCTTACAAATTCCGGTGCTCATAAATCTTTCCCTCTCAATAACTTACTCATGATAGTTGTATCTATTATAACCTATAAACATTAATTAGATCAGGTGTGATGCATCAGAGTGCTTTCCTCTCTCTTTTATTGCAATATCTAACGGAGCATTATTCTTTCCAAATGCTTCAAGAAGGGAAGATTAGCAACCTCATTTGACatcattaaaaaatttcataCTTTCACCTTAACTGTTCTGCCAGGTCTTTTAATCTCTTTAGATATCCTGCCATGGATTACGTGCTTGCATCTTGATCTATTCTACTTCAGCTTTAGAAGAACTTTGTTTAGTTCTTCTTACTCGATCCATCAAAAATGAAGGGAATAAGTTTGAATTCTATTTGATGTTGTTGCTCGTACTGGTATAAtgctatttattaattttaatgtgtTAATTGTCTAACCTTATATCCCAATGTAGATTTcctttatgaaatttaaatgatTTACTGCTCAGTCATGTTGCTATAGACATCCGAGGAGTAAGTAAACTACGGCTACATGTTTTCAATCCCTTTAACAAGCATAACTTCCTTCTAGGGAGAAACTTAAGATCAGTAGTGGAGTAGCACGCAGCATGGAGAGCCATAGGAGTCCCGGACTAATTGTGGAAGCAGTAATTGCAATAAGTGAACATTCGGAATCTCTTTGCTTCAGGTCATCCGGCAACAAAACAGAGGTTCTTATCTACAGTGTGCCTAAATAATTCAAAGAaagaaccctttttttttttttttttctcttttcatttgcATCAACTTGTTGGTACAATGTAATCAATTTTTTCTCTGAATTTGTTTGATAAAGTTGATTTGGTTGACAACATTGTTTTCCAGGTTTTGCATTTTAAAGATTTCTCACCAAGTTCAGTATCCATTGCATCCCTCAATGCATTGACTAGCATTGACTGGAGAAGTTATGGGTTAACGTTGGTGAGTGCTGTGGATCAAGTTGACCATGCACTGATAGAGTGGGAAAGTTTACCCCCTTATCTTCATATAGATATGGTGATACACTGCTATCATAAACAATATCCAACACCATGTTCTACTATTCAAATCCTTGTTCTTGACCTTTGCTCCATATTTCTTGTCTCTCAAATGTTGTATGTTAAATATATTCCTTGACTTTACCAAGGTCATAACATTTCCAGGAAAATGTAAATATCAACCTGACCGGCATCTTATTAAAAAGGGAGTGAAACTTGCCTTGGATGATTTGAAGGAGAAACACACCGGACTTCTTCTTAGTGCACATGCCGTGAAGGTAAGCATCTACTTCCGAAGTTTCAAATGCGTCTTATAATGGAACAGAGGTAGCTTAATGCTCGGATTAACTTGGCTTAACTTCCTATTTAATCTGTAAACCTTATATATAACCAATGTTCCATGACCATTTAATTCTTATAGAGGATTTACCTTTGTGCTTGGGCATCAGTAGGCCTTCAAATCTTTCTCTCCTCTCAAGTTTGCTTTCCGTTTATAAGTTGGCATTGATTCTCTCTTTTAACGTACAATTTCTGAAATGTTCATTTAGATAGGAAACGTAATGCGAAATGGGCTGTGTTGAATATACGTTTATAAGTTAGCTATGTCGTcgtcatcatcatcttcatcaataatatcatgtttttttttttccctttttcttcttgACTTTCATGGTTTTATGGCCCGGTTCTTATGACTAAATTTTGTGAAAAGTAGATCAAGTAATTGTTCGCATATATAACTTGTAGTCATAAACTTCAGATTTGCAGTTATGCCCCAGACCTTGCAAGCTCAATTGCTGGCATCATCTTGTCATCTAATGATGTGAAGTTCCGAAGCAAATGCTCCTTGCTTCTTGAACTATCTCAGTCTCAAGAGATCGGAAAGCAAACCGTTGAAGATCGTATCAAGGAAAAGATAATCTCAGTCATAGAGACAAACGATAGGAAGCCAGAGAAAATCAAAGAGGCTGCaccttttctttttgaagatGACCGTCCCCAGGACCTAGACCCAGCCGACTTATATTTGGAGGAACACGAAGGAGGTGATGATGTTTTTAGTTTCCCAGATTGATTGATATGTTATACTTTATCCTCATGCAATTAACCAATTCCATCCAGTTTCGGCATGATAAAAAGA comes from the Gossypium hirsutum isolate 1008001.06 chromosome A06, Gossypium_hirsutum_v2.1, whole genome shotgun sequence genome and includes:
- the LOC107962857 gene encoding type 2 DNA topoisomerase 6 subunit B-like isoform X3 yields the protein MDISSVQKLCIDLISSAVQRCRLSEDLCRLSVVLKSSPPIIRVSISDTGTGSCLEEFQDLKCNREGIGTEKWDGLLSIKTTSISDNKIYHYHLNLRGSVSARRLTRLPSILKNDAKFSGTEVCLSISETIDALLNDIKHYFQKMLILKIPSVAAELVIERGDASGLRCQNVFLPNECSPLNFSSSNVERLKSGLEEYVLKHRNSLNNKCDSCFCSREKLKISSGVARSMESHRSPGLIVEAVIAISEHSESLCFRSSGNKTEVLHFKDFSPSSVSIASLNALTSIDWRSYGLTLVSAVDQVDHALIEWESLPPYLHIDMVIHCYHKQVITFPGKCKYQPDRHLIKKGVKLALDDLKEKHTGLLLSAHAVKLCPRPCKLNCWHHLVI
- the LOC107962857 gene encoding type 2 DNA topoisomerase 6 subunit B-like isoform X4, yielding MDISSVQKLCIDLISSAVQRCRLSEDLCRLSVVLKSSPPIIRVSISDTGTGSCLEEFQDLKCNREGIGTEKWDGLLSIKTTSISDNKIYHYHLNLRGSVSARRLTRLPSILKNDAKFSGTEVCLSISETIDALLNDIKHYFQKMLILKIPSVAAELVIERGDASGLRCQNVFLPNECSPLNFSSSNVERLKSGLEEYVLKHRNSLNNKCDSCFCSREKLKISSGVARSMESHRSPGLIVEAVIAISEHSESLCFRSSGNKTEVLHFKDFSPSSVSIASLNALTSIDWRSYGLTLVSAVDQVDHALIEWESLPPYLHIDMVIHCYHKQFPGKCKYQPDRHLIKKGVKLALDDLKEKHTGLLLSAHAVKLCPRPCKLNCWHHLVI
- the LOC107962857 gene encoding type 2 DNA topoisomerase 6 subunit B-like isoform X2; amino-acid sequence: MDISSVQKLCIDLISSAVQRCRLSEDLCRLSVVLKSSPPIIRVSISDTGTGSCLEEFQDLKCNREGIGTEKWDGLLSIKTTSISDNKIYHYHLNLRGSVSARRLTRLPSILKNDAKFSGTEVCLSISETIDALLNDIKHYFQKMLILKIPSVAAELVIERGDASGLRCQNVFLPNECSPLNFSSSNVERLKSGLEEYVLKHRNSLNNKCDSCFCSREKLKISSGVARSMESHRSPGLIVEAVIAISEHSESLCFRSSGNKTEVLHFKDFSPSSVSIASLNALTSIDWRSYGLTLVSAVDQVDHALIEWESLPPYLHIDMVIHCYHKQFPGKCKYQPDRHLIKKGVKLALDDLKEKHTGLLLSAHAVKICSYAPDLASSIAGIILSSNDVKFRSKCSLLLELSQSQEIGKQTVEDRIKEKIISVIETNDRKPEKIKEAAPFLFEDDRPQDLDPADLYLEEHEGGDDVFSFPD
- the LOC107962857 gene encoding type 2 DNA topoisomerase 6 subunit B-like isoform X1 encodes the protein MDISSVQKLCIDLISSAVQRCRLSEDLCRLSVVLKSSPPIIRVSISDTGTGSCLEEFQDLKCNREGIGTEKWDGLLSIKTTSISDNKIYHYHLNLRGSVSARRLTRLPSILKNDAKFSGTEVCLSISETIDALLNDIKHYFQKMLILKIPSVAAELVIERGDASGLRCQNVFLPNECSPLNFSSSNVERLKSGLEEYVLKHRNSLNNKCDSCFCSREKLKISSGVARSMESHRSPGLIVEAVIAISEHSESLCFRSSGNKTEVLHFKDFSPSSVSIASLNALTSIDWRSYGLTLVSAVDQVDHALIEWESLPPYLHIDMVIHCYHKQVITFPGKCKYQPDRHLIKKGVKLALDDLKEKHTGLLLSAHAVKICSYAPDLASSIAGIILSSNDVKFRSKCSLLLELSQSQEIGKQTVEDRIKEKIISVIETNDRKPEKIKEAAPFLFEDDRPQDLDPADLYLEEHEGGDDVFSFPD